Proteins found in one Mixophyes fleayi isolate aMixFle1 chromosome 8, aMixFle1.hap1, whole genome shotgun sequence genomic segment:
- the ELFN2 gene encoding protein phosphatase 1 regulatory subunit 29, which yields MSCWWFFVTTVFFFWHLPPGAQSDCWLIEGDKGYVWLAICSQNQPPYETIPQHINSTVHDLRLNENKLKIIAYASLSRFGNLTDLNLTKNEISYIEDGAFLGQSNLQILQLGYNKLTNLSEGMLRGMPRLQFLFVQHNLIEVVTPGAFSECLSLISIDLSSNRLTRLDSSTFLGLQALMACELAGNPFHCGCELYGFLDWLVMFNNFTRNYDRLQCESPREFAGYPLLSPRPHHSRNAITVLQARCKNGGYLSLPRERPTPLIPDSLHDPEENSGYSPGDLLSSEPTAPSTTDSSVMPTIEIHHVTGSSATLIVTIPYPYKKMYILVQYNNSFVYDVTTLKHKKEYITLDKLKAHVNYTFCVASIRNSKRFNHTCLFVFTRSKDKEEFSPNTSTTTHYIITILGCLFGMVIILGVVYYCLRKKRMQEEKKKSLNVKKTILEMRYGSDVDPCLGAHSSQKMSDHPIPISRISSLPTSVAGLGSGGEKGMSSKPMNSQMGTPKGPKGTNYMEVRSGDGLERGQRGISGDEDEEDFRELDNGEGSAAEISTIAKEVDKVNQIINNCIDALKLDTASFLGGGDPELGYDCQSIPASSSGHLERLSFLSPLYKEGVHPLQRQLSADAATVAKKRCSISSTGSIKSARVFSLDVPDQPLKCDSKYIEKSSPLNSPMDRLPLVSSSGVHHLDVKPSYHCSEHRHSFPALYYEESADTLSQRVSFLKPLSRSKRDSSYSQLSPRHHFSGYSSSPEYSTENTHKIWERFRPYKKHTREEVYIAAGHALRKKVQFAKGEDLHDILDYWKGVSAQQKL from the coding sequence ATGTCATGCTGGTGGTTCTTTGTGACAACAGTCTTCTTCTTCTGGCACCTCCCACCAGGTGCACAGAGTGATTGCTGGCTCATTGAGGGGGACAAGGGTTATGTCTGGTTGGCCATCTGTAGTCAGAATCAACCTCCTTATGAGACCATTCCTCAGCATATCAACAGTACAGTCCATGATCTCAGGCTTAATGAGAACAAGTTAAAAATAATTGCTTATGCCTCCTTATCTCGATTTGGAAACCTGACAGATTTGAACCTCACCAAGAATGAGATTTCCTACATTGAAGACGGGGCCTTCCTGGGACAATCCAACTTACAGATTCTTCAACTTGGTTATAATAAGTTGACCAATTTGTCAGAGGGAATGCTTAGGGGTATGCCCAGGCTACAGTTCCTCTTTGTTCAGCACAACCTGATAGAAGTGGTGACCCCAGGTGCCTTCTCTGAGTGCCTGAGCCTTATAAGCATTGACTTATCCTCAAACCGACTCACAAGGCTAGATAGTTCTACCTTCCTTGGTCTTCAAGCACTCATGGCATGTGAACTGGCAGGGAATCCTTTTCATTGTGGCTGTGAGCTCTATGGCTTTCTTGACTGGCTAGTCATGTTTAACAATTTCACTCGCAATTATGATCGTTTGCAGTGTGAAAGCCCCCGAGAGTTTGCTGGATATCCGCTCCTCAGTCCCAGACCCCACCACAGCCGAAATGCTATAACTGTTCTTCAAGCTCGATGCAAGAATGGAGGCTACCTATCTCTACCACGTGAAAGGCCAACTCCACTTATACCGGACTCTTTGCATGATCCAGAAGAAAATTCTGGCTACAGCCCCGGAGACCTCCTTTCATCTGAGCCAACTGCCCCCTCTACCACTGACTCTTCTGTTATGCCCACTATTGAAATCCATCATGTAACTGGAAGTTCAGCCACTTTGATTGTCACTATCCCATATCCTTATAAAAAGATGTATATTCTGGTACAATATAATAACAGTTTTGTATATGATGTAACAACGTTGAAGCATAAGAAGGAATACATAACCTTGGATAAGTTAAAGGCTCATGTCAACTACACTTTCTGTGTGGCTTCCATTCGTAACTCAAAGCGCTTCAACCATACTTGCCTCTTTGTATTCACCCGTTCCAAGGATAAAGAAGAATTTTCCCCCAACACTTCCACAACCACTCACTATATCATTACTATATTAGGTTGTCTTTTTGGCATGGTTATCATACTGGGAGTGGTTTACTACTGCCTCAGAAAGAAGAGGATgcaagaggaaaagaaaaaatctCTCAATGTAAAAAAGACCATCCTAGAAATGCGGTATGGTTCAGATGTTGACCCTTGCTTAGGAGCTCATTCATCACAGAAGATGTCAGACCATCCCATTCCTATCTCCCGAATTTCTTCACTGCCAACATCAGTTGCTGGGttggggagtggaggagagaaaGGTATGTCTTCGAAGCCAATGAACTCTCAGATGGGAACACCCAAAGGTCCAAAGGGCACAAACTACATGGAAGTACGTAGTGGAGATGGACTAGAAAGAGGTCAAAGAGGAATTTCAGGAGATGAAGATGAGGAAGACTTTCGGGAACTGGACAATGGCGAGGGGTCAGCAGCTGAAATATCCACAATTGCCAAGGAGGTGGACAAGGTGAACCAAATTATCAATAACTGCATTGATGCCCTGAAACTTGATACTGCTTCTTTTTTAGGAGGGGGGGACCCAGAGCTGGGCTACGATTGCCAGTCAATTCCAGCCAGCTCATCAGGCCACTTGGAAAGGCTGAGCTTCCTTTCTCCTCTGTATAAGGAGGGTGTTCACCCTCTACAGCGCCAACTGAGTGCAGATGCTGCCACAGTTGCGAAGAAACGCTGCAGCATTTCATCGACAGGCTCTATTAAGAGTGCCAGAGTGTTTAGCTTGGATGTACCTGAtcagcctctgaagtgtgactcCAAGTATATTGAGAAGAGCAGTCCGCTTAACAGCCCTATGGACCGACTTCCTCTAGTGTCCTCTTCTGGGGTCCACCATTTAGATGTCAAGCCTTCCTATCACTGTAGTGAGCATCGTCACTCTTTCCCTGCTCTGTATTATGAGGAAAGCGCTGATACCCTAAGCCAGAGGGTCAGTTTTCTGAAACCACTTTCCCGCTCCAAGAGAGACTCCAGCTACTCCCAATTGTCACCCAGACACCATTTCTCGGGATACTCCTCCAGTCCAGAGTACTCCACTGAAAATACCCACAAGATCTGGGAGCGCTTCCGTCCTTATAAAAAACACACCCGGGAAGAGGTCTACATAGCTGCCGGACATGCCTTGCGTAAAAAAGTCCAGTTTGCCAAAGGGGAGGACTTGCACGATATCTTGGATTACTGGAAGGGAGTGTCTGCTCAACAGAAACTCTAA